Genomic segment of Brachyhypopomus gauderio isolate BG-103 chromosome 10, BGAUD_0.2, whole genome shotgun sequence:
TTTTTTTAAGCTTTCAATGTGCTGGTGAATGTTGGGGAAGTGCTTACATACCCCACCTTGATTTCAGTGGGAATACTCTTTACTATCCCAGCAAGTGCaggtaaaaaaaatcatgttTCTCTACAGGTTTCTGTCTATCCATAGatcatttaaaaatgtttttttgtagAATGTCACGCATGCCATTTAAGCCCATGTTAAAAAGTAAGTCGTCTACATAGCAGGTCATTATCCTCTGCGCCTGGGTTTCACCGTCTCCCCGTACAGCTCTTGATTTATTTATGAGCTCGGCGCTTCAGCTCAGTCACGTGCGGGCGGCTGCATGCAGCGTCATTGCGGCCGGGTACCTCATGCTGCTGCTTCCAGAGAACTGGGACGAGAGGACAGCTCGCGCGTTCGGAGCGCTGTGGCACGGAAATGAGGAGCGCGTGCTGGGCCATGAGCTCGAGCCTGACAACGCTGGATCTGCCCGCCCGAAGCCCAAACAAACCGGCGTCGCAGCGCTGCCGTGATCCACCGTGCGATGGCACAGTGTCGTGTACTCttgtcatttaaaataaattaattaccAAATACAAATTgctgatgcgtgtgtgtgtgtgtgtgtgtgtgtgtgtgtgtgtgtgtgtgtgtgtgtgtgtgtgtgtgtgtgtgtgcgagctcTAAAAGGTAGATTGAAAGCTGAACGGCTAACTACTTAGTGTGTGaaattttgtttcacaaattgTTAGGaagcattaaaaaaatattgattataCAATCAGTTGCAATTATCTTGTCATTGTAAAATTGTTTATGTAATAAATTGCTAAGAAGTTTTATAATAAGTTGTTAGGCTCTGCTCTTATATAACACAATATACCAGTCTATGTcagcactttcttcttttatGAGAACATTAGGCAGAGGACTAATGGTGGTCCTAAGAAATCGCCGAGTCCTCCAGTCCTCTAGGTGGCGCTCGCCTTCCCTCCACTTCTTCGGTGTAGCAACAATTACCGGTTTAACGAGGAAACGGTCCTATCTGCTGGTGCTGCTACGGTTTGGCAGGCGGCGTGGACTTCATGGCCCTTAACGCAGGTGGATGTGCACCCTGACGTGGTTTCTCATCTCCTTCACTCTTTGCATGGTGTTCCAGTTTGTTCACGTGTGTTAATTCACCCCGCGATGCTGCCGTGTCCGCTATTTCTGCTGCTGATGTCCGAGATTAGTGTCGAGCTAGCTGGCTAGCGTCAATATCCGGATCATGTGCACGAATTAAGCGCGTGTGGATGAAACGGGCGGATAGTTCATCATCTAACGTTATAGCCTAATTGTatacctttatatatatatatatatatatatatatatatatatatatatatatatatatataaaaggtcCCCAGCTTGTGTGCTAATAGCCCCACGTTTCTAACCTATCGCCTGATTTTTCCCCCTGAACTGAAAGCGCTTTCCACGGGTGGTCTGATAATCGCTCTTATTCATTCCCAGAAGAGGAAGACTTCGAATGGGAGCCTCCAACAGAGGCGGAGATGAAGGTGATCCAAGCCCGCCGCGAGCGCCAGGACAAGATTAGCAAGCTGATGGGAGACTACCTGCTAAAAGGATATAAAATGCTCGGCGAATGCTGCGAGTTGTGCGGGGTGAGCAGTTAACTGTCAGACTAACGTTTTTCAGACCACAGCTGTAACGTTACTTGTGAGGATCTGCTGGAAAGTGTACTGTGTCCTACTTCTTTGACGATGATTTTGTTATGTAACATTTTAGTGTCTAAGACATCTAAAACTTGAACTGTTTGGCTTGTGTAacgtttttttttatcatcatAAACAGACAATTCTGCTCCAGGATAAGCAGAAGAAGAATTACTGTGTTGCATGTCAGGAGCTGGACTCGGACATCGACAAAGACAACCCAGGTATGTACCTGGAGAACGGTGTAAGGACAGTGTCACCTAAGCTGGACCATAGTTCACCTGCATCACTTCAGTGACGCAGTGCAAATGAATAATAATAGAATATTGTGGGTAGATGATGCACGCAGTTATGAATGTTATTATTTAGAATTGTGAATATTGTGAAGTTCAGTAATTTATCCTTATAAACTGCGGTGTACTTtagtatgtatatgtatagatataaaatattttagtgaAGTGCCCAAGGCTTCCAGAGCAACTGCTATATATAAGCGTAGTACTGTGAACATCATCAATATAGATATTTAACAGgctaaaaacacaaatacacaactaGTATAAATTCCAGGGCCTCTTGAGATTTTGTCAACTGTAATACTTTATTATTAATGAGTTTTAATGTCTCTTATCTGCCCAGCCCTTAATGCCCAGGCAGCACTCTCACAAGTCCGTGAGCGACAGCTCGCCACCCAGCCGCTCCCTGAGGTCAACGGGGGCACGACCAGCGAtgcccctctctccatcacagGCTTGCCCCGGCCTGAGCACTGCGAAGGGGCGGCATCAGGACTGAGGGGCCCTTTGCCCTCTGTACAGCCCCCTCCACTCCCTGTCCCATCTGGGAGCCCCTGCTTTCTGCCCCCAGCCAACAGCACCCTGCAGTCCCCCCAGCCGGCGAGCGCCCTCGCTGGGACCGGCAGCGTCCACCAGCACCCCGCCCTGACCCAGGCAGAGGAGGCCGTGCTGCACAAACTCAGATGGGCCACTCAGGAGCTGCAACATGCTGCTTCTGTGGAGGCCTGTGTCCAGTTGTGCAGTCTTATCCGAGGCTGTGCTGACTCTCTCCGCAGCCTCAAGGAACTACGGCTCTCGTGATCACCCTCCCCCCCCTTCagattcatcacacacacacacacacacacacacctggcacgGCATTCAGTAATATGTACGACCATAGTCCTATAGGCCTGACAGTCTCAAATGTTTGACTGGTCATGTCTGTACATCTATGCTGTGTGTCTTTGCAGTTGTTACTGAAATATATTGCTGCCGCTGTGTATGGTTTgaatttctttcctttttggGGTGCTACATGAGGGTTACAAAGaatttaaatttaaaatgaTTTTACAAAATAACAGGTGCTTGTTCAGCTAGAGAAATAACTTATCTGCTCGGAATTGCAGACTTCAATATCAATAAGGAATCGATATTAAATGAATCAATAAGGAACAAAAGAAAATCTATTCAATCTGAGGAGACAGTGCCTCCCTGCGGCCAAACGCGGTACTGCAACTGATGGAGAGGTACGGTGGGCGTGGCTATGTTTACAAGACAAAAGGACAAGGCCAAGCGACAACAAAGCTGGGACAGCGACTGTTCTGGCCCAACGTGTACGTGTTCGAAGATGAGCTATTTTAAAAAGGTTTAGTTATTTGCGAGAATCGTTTACCTGCGGCAATGTGTAGAAATCAAACTGGTACAAGTACAAAAACAAGAATCGGAATTTGTTATTCAAGTGAGGTTTACGGGTACTGTAGCTGATCTAATTCTTTGGCAAAACCTGATAAATCAGTTGTAGATTTTTTAATCTTGTTAAATTCGGACAGCTTCTGCAGTTTGAAAAAGCCATGTTCCTGCTAAAGTGTCCTTTTTTTAACTCGTCGTTTTAGTCAACTAACACTTAAAGCGATCAAAACTCATCAGCATCGAACAGAAATAGGATTTGTACGGGAAGACATTCTGAAAAAGAAATATGAACGGATTCCAGTCCAGTCCAACTGAATGTCCTGCTGGAAGTGTTTGTCCGATTGAGGGTCTGCCGCCTTTACCGAAAGGTCTCAGTGGCATCCTCAACTCCAGTGGGGGATCTTGGAGAGATATCGAGAAAGTGTACAGTAAACGGACGCGCATTCAGGCGGACATTAGCAAGTCCAGGGTGAGCGAAGCTCTTGGCCGCAGCAAACCTGCCAATCTGGACGCAGCTTTGGCCATGCTGCGTAAGGACATGGTGAGTGGGCTCAGATACGATCTAAGAACCCTAGGAACCATCTAAAACTTTTAGTTGATTTATAACTTGTATATGACATGTATAGCAACTTTTAGGCACGCCACTGTCTAAACTGACTTTTTAACGTTTTTGCACGTGCAATAAGTGAATAAATACGGTATAAAATGTTTGGCCTAGGTGGGACTGAGACAGTTGGACATGTCCTTGCTGTGTCAGTTGTGGTCTCTGTACGAGTCCATACAGGAGTATAAAGGAGGCTTCCAGGACATCTCCACCGAAAATGGTTACTctgaagatgaggaggaggaggaagaagacgacCATACTGGAGAAGTGAGTGGGGAGACCCCACTGGGGTGTCCACAGCCAACCAAGAACTCCCGTGACCAGTGGATTAAAGACTCCTTCCACATTCCCCTCTGAGTAAGCAGGCGAGGTCACGAGCAGCTGTGAGACTGGGCAGCCTCAGCTGTCCCTCGTCAACTGGAGCTGGAGACGCACAGATACTACGACACTGCAACTTTTCAGATCTCATTATGAACAGTGGTAATTATCCACTCTCATTATGAGCTGTGGTAATTATGCACTCGTTTGGCTATATTTTTAGACATGCTGTACAATCATGATTGTTAAAGTATTTTATCCAGCCACTAAGAAAAACACTCGGCTCACTTCCTTGTGCTCGAGGACATAAAGACCGGATAGGAGGGAAGAGGAAGTGGAAATGAGAAACAGAATGACATTATCCTGAACTTCATGGGTCTTTACGGGATCCGTCAGGCACTGGGCCATTCAGATCTCCTCTGTTACAAAATATCTGAGTCAAAATACGCTAACTTAATAGTATTAGTTACAGTTCCAAGTATCTCAACAAAGACAACAGCTGGTACATGCTTCTCTGAGACTCTTTGTGACTTTTGAACATTGGGCTCAGACACAGTAAGAAAATACCCTAATAAATTCTTTCATTGCTATGTAGCATTTACATTTCTTATTCACTAAGTTATAAAGCATTTATAAGCACTTTCTTTTATTGTTATGTTGCATGTATTCTTTTAGTGTACTCACCAATCTATATAATGATTACTGAATGTGGTCAGTGCATTTgaataaattatttatataaTCCCAAGTGTTTCTTATTTGAAAAAACTGCATGATCATAAAACAGCTCTGTCAAAAGCCAAAGTACTTCATGATACCTAGCCACAGTACAAATGTAAACATAATTTATTACATTGCCACTACAGTTATTATACAGCAGTTATTCACATTCCTAAAGAAAGTGTATATCACATGTTTATTTCATAATCTATAACAGGAATGAAAGACGTCTttccaaaataaaatatttgcatTAAAGAATACATAATCAAAGTTGTAAAAATGGACAATAGTACGATTTccagttttaaaataaatggcAAATTCAGTGGTCTTGCACGTAGATTCTGGTCAAACCTTACATGCGTCATTCTTCTAATCCAGTTTACTTCAGGCTAGAAAACagcaaacaataaaaaaaattaggAAAACCTTAGCAGAGACTTGAGGCGAATATGATTCGAGGATATGATTTGAGGACAATtatccactaggtggcgctCGTTTCCTAATTTAGCTTTAAAGTTTTCTAAGTTACATCAACAAGCATCATCAAAACAAAacattgacatttttttacAGTGAATAACGAATCGTTTGGTTTTATTTGCTCTTAAGACTAAATAAATACAGGATTATAAAATTTTACCCATAAACCCAGAAGACTACGAAAAGTTGTTAAACTACAAGTTCACTTAAAGCGCTGAGCCAAaggctctctctcctctccatggAAGCTCACCAGGCTCCCACACATGTAAACAAATGATTCCAGCTGGGCATGTGCTTATTAGGAAATGCATTTAGCCCGTCTGTCCTCAAGGGGAGAGGAGGATTTATCACCAGCCCAAAATACAACCACAGTTAACTACAATGGATTAAGGCAAATGGCATGTACACAACCACATCATTTTGTCTGGATATGATTAAGATTACATATACCGGGACATCAgattttcatatatatatatatatatatatatatatatatatatatatatatatatatatatatatatatatatatatatatatagagagagagagagagagagagattaagaaAAATTAATGGAAGAAGAGATCTTAATAATGCATGTGCCCTTTGGTTGATACCTATTTCACATTAGAATCTGATACCTTTTTTATCTTTTAGGTTTTATAGGTAATTTGAATTATAAGTAGTAATTCATTGGAAACGTCTGGTAAATTAGGTTAGTGGCCTCTCTGTGGCTATTTATGGGTTGTATTCGTCACTGTCCATCTCTTTATTGGTAGTCAGATGCTGACCACAGAACAGCTGTTGACTAAATACTTCTGGCTGGCACGTGCAAAAACATGCAAAAACCCCAGCAACAATGTGGCCAGTGGGAATATGTGAATAGCAGCTCATTCTGAAAACATGGGTAATGTGTAGACAGACAGATTGATTGATTAAGTATTATTATCCAAATAGGAAATTCATTTGGTCAGTGGTGTAAGCCTTTATAATAAAGATTACTTTGTAATATTATTATGCTGaaagcaggttttttttttggcttatTGCTTTTAAGATACAGTGCAAAGTCATTCTGCTTTGTCATCAGGCTCTGAATTCACAGAACAACTTTTAGAGTCTGTATTCCAATTGCAAGATGCTGATCTAACATCATCTACCAAATAAATACTTGTTTTTCCTCTCTCTGAGCCAAGGTCATCTAACTGATTACATAATGCAAACTGCAACTACAATGAGGCTGTTTCACAAGTGTTGAGTAAGTGAGTTCATGCATGTTAAATCTTGCTTTGGATATTTACATGCTGTAATGGGCAGAGATCAGGGATTGTCTGGTTTTTAAGCTCTTGTTAACACTTCAAACGAGATTGTACCTTTTGTCTTTGTGAACGTTTTTCACTCCCTCTACTCTTGGGCAATTGTTGAATTAGTGAGAAATAAAGTGTACAAATATGCAATTTAAGAGAGACGTTTACAGCGGGGACACAAATCTCTAatcagccagcagggggcgtgaATGAGGGCTTGAGCTGTAGGTTGCTGCATAAAGCGGCTGTTCCGCTCCTAGTACACACAGCCACCCCCTCTGACCATCACTCCACTCCTCTACCTCCAGCTGCTTCTGTCCGTCCGTCCCTTCTTCCTTCCTCTCTAAAATAGACCCAGTGTAACTTGGAAAACCCCATGTCCTCATGTCTCTGTCTTGTAAAAATACCCACCACGAGTCTGGCCTGGGTTCTGTTTTCTGTTCTGCCATGCGTCTGCTGTCATGATGTTATACTAAGTCGGCGTGGAGTTGTAGGAGGAATCATCTGACGCTCTGACAACTGCTGATGAATGATCAGTGTTCTTTTGCTTCAGAATACCAGCAACTGACATCTTGATTGCCTGCTTAAACGGTACATAGTCTAAAAAGCTGTAATTGGTGACTCAAACGTGTAATGGCGTGTACCAATAACAGCTTACAGATTTCCAAAGATAATCTAACAGAGAAGATAATAAGTGATTCCTGTTATGACCTTGTGGGAGGACACGGGATCTCTCCTGTAGCTGCAGGCTACACCCGCGCGCTGCTGCAGCAGTACTGCACAATATCATGATCACACTTAATCGATGGAGGAGAATGCAGTAGCGATGGTTAAACCGATGACACCGGTCACGCTAATCATAATGAAGATACAATTCACACTCAGTGCTCCgtgtaatttgctttttttaaaGCTCACGTGATTTGCTTTTTCTCCCTCTATTGATTTAGTAAGGTCTTATTCTAAAAAGAAAACCCTCATTATAGCTTCAGTGGCTAGTTGACCTCTTAGGCAGACGGATATAGCACGAGCTATAACGACGGAACTTTGCATAGTGCTGCATCAAACGCTTTGAATGATCTTCCCTCCTTATCTGCTCGTGCTCCATTATGAACTGCCTTGCAGCGCAGTGCATTAGTAATGCAACCGTGCACAAGCTAAACATCTTTTTAAACACTTTTTAAAAAGACACGTGGACCACAATTCAGCTCGCATGTAACAGTTTATCAATCAAATTGCTTTGgaatttttatttcatttagtATTTTTTGTTTAATCATAACAGGGGCTGCTGTATTACCACACTGGATTTTATTTCCTGAAGACCACATATTGTATTAAGCTCGGCTCCTTCAGATTCGGTTCCTCCAACCGCGATGCGGTACTTTCCGTACATGGCTCGCTCGTGTCGAAACGATGGGTAGTTCGGTACTGCACTTGTATAGACGTTGACCTTGTTCGTGTAGTAAGGTTTTAAAGCCCCTTTAATCGTTGAGCTGTGTTTTCCGCTATTTGCGCAACTTCAGCCTCGTTACTTGGTTTGCTGGGGAAACACGTCGTTGGACTGCGCACAAGATTAAGACAGCGGTAGAAGTAGAACATGACTTCTGTGTGGAAGAGATTACAAAGAGTGGGGAAAAAAGCCACCAAATTTCAGTTTGTTGCATCGTATCAAGAACTTATTCTGGAATGCACAAAGAAATGGTGAGTACGCTTTGAATATTTACACAGCtaagttgtgtttttctttccgTTACCTCAGGTTTCCTGTATAGCACATACGTAGAATATGTGAAGGGCGTTTCTACTGAAATAGTACCCGGCAGACAAATGTCAAAATGTGCTTCATGTGAAGGTTGACACGCTACTTTAGTTGATTCATTTAGGCACTATAAAGTGAATAGAAAACCACTCGTGGGATGTTAGAGCTCTGGTAGTAGTCTAAATGTGGCGCATGGCGTGCCTGTTAATTGCCAGAATAAATATAGAAGTAAAGGCGCTTCCGTATCTTTTCTTTACTTCTCTCGCCATAAAGACTCAATAGATTAGCTGCTATTTTTTGTCAATAAAAGTCAAAGTTCAACAGGAGAAGTTAAGTACTTAGACTACAAATCAGATAACTCGTGTTGTGATAACTTGCCTTGAGTCAGCGTGCCTGTTCCAGCCGTCATGTCAGCATCTCGCTCAGGTTGTGGTCGTGCAGAAGAACTGAGATGAGACTTTGGACTCGGTCCTGCTTGTGGCTGAGACGTTATTCAGCATAGTCACTATAAGACTGGTGGAATAGTTTATTACACATTTaggggtttgtttgtttctgcacGCTTATCTCTTCTTCTGGAGGCTGTGGTTTCTCTAGTGATTCAGTTAGCAACTAACGAATGCTCTTGAGTGTAATTAGGTTTTATGAAAGCCTTTATCTTAGACTGACTTCACCTTGTTATATTCTGACAGATACGTATTGTGGAGTATAGTGTAGAGTACAGCAGTATGTTGCGGTTTTTCGTCACCGTTCCTCTGGACTTCAGAAGCCTTGAGCTGGTTGAGCCAAGCTGAGCTCAGCTGATGTTGAACAATCAATCATTCTGTCAGTCATTCTTATTGCAGTGATTTATGGAAGCTGTTGTGCATTCTTTAAAGAAGCTTTTTAAAAGAAAGCTATTTGAATAAATTGCTTAATTAATTATAATAAGTTTCTTTGAatgttcagctctgtgtggttCTTTGGTATTTTCCAATTTACAATCAGTTTCACAAATTAATTCTAATTGTAGTACAGTGTGCTGTGGTTATTTTGATACCCCACTACCTAATCAAGtattgtatttattattatttgaaatatatatttaatgtgGTATTAAATGATTAATTGAACGGCATTCACCTTAATGGAAATTGAAATCAGTGAGTggtcaactcaactcaactcaactcaagtcaagtcaagtcaagcaGTTTTATTGTTAATTCTGCACATGTACAGGACAATGGAAATGAAGTACTCTCCTGAAGTGGTTAATAGTAAACCACATGTTACATCACAGCATGTGTTATCACCAAACGTGACATAAGGAAACAGTCCACATCTCCACTTACATTTAAACATACAGAGAAAGTTTCTTTAACATCACCTGCTGTTTGTTCTGAATACTCCTGGGGAAAGTATTAATTCAGAAAGACTGcatgttttatattttaatctAAAGTGAAGAACAGCAATACAGCTGTAGGCTGTTTATAGATGGTGAGCTGCAGATGTCAAAGCCAGcaatcaaccccccccccctcacaaatGTAATATTACTTACATAAAGCAATATTTGTCTCTTTACAACATATTTAATACATGCAACAGCTTTGTTGAGGGTTTAATTCATACCTACTTGAATTATTGTTGGATCAGAGTCTATGGGACATAACACGAAAGCATTACAGTGTTGGCGGTAGTGACATTTGCCATGACATAGGTTGTGCTTTGCAATAGCAATTcattctgtgtgtgagagagtgagagaggacagagagaatagtgaaagagagagaggtactGTACTAGTTTTGCTAGTCATGCCACCAGTCTATTTTTACATCCGGCTCCATGCTGGTCATCAGTCCCGCTGCTCAGCTTGGCTGTGTGTTCAGTGCTGTCTGGGTGCCGTTGGCATCCGTGTAAGCCGAGACAGTGCTGAGAGAGGTCAGTCCCGCTGGTCTCCCAGGGCCTGTTTTTACATTCTGTGGAGACTGTTGCAGCAAAACTTGCACCACAACTCACTCAGGATCTAGAACAAAGTCAAGCAGCACTATGCCCATTCAGTGTGAAATTCACTTTTGTACAGAGCTGACAGTGTAACCAGGGCATAGTAATATTAATTCTGTCAAAATATTAGGTGAAGGATGAGGACAACCAAGTTCATTTCCCACATGGTCTAACCACAGGCATAGCGTGAAAACGTCAGACAGCAGCTGCAATGTTCTCCTCAGCCCTGCGCCAAACACACCTCAGTCACATGGTCAAGCTGAGTTTCCTCTCATTCTTACTATATAGGTCTCACTGTCGCACGCTCAACAGTAGCCTCAggtctaaataaataaactgtaCCTTGTAGTTTCCTTGATTGACTGATATACTTATGAACTGCATTACAATATCAGTGATTTTTAGATCTGCACAGAATCTCCATGGTCTAGTAATGACTAAAAATACAGTAGCTCAATAAATACAATACCTCAATAAATTGGGTGGTATTTGCAAAAAACAGTGTTGCATCTGGCCATGGAGCCTCATCCTGTTCAGGTTAAGGTTAGAGTTCGGGTtaaggttagagttagggtaaAGGTTAGAGCTAGGATTAAGGTTCGATTTAAGGTTTAGATTAGAGTTTGCATTAATTTTTTGGTGACTTTGAATGCCTTTGcagtaggggtgcacgatatggactagaattgcgatgtgcgataacgttgttggatatcccgatatcgatgtgaaccacgataaattaagattaaaatacagaaatgtagtgtctctctgaacagcagcacgttaatttgttttgttttttactgttttttactgtgtaatgaatccagaataattccaaatattattgttgcaggtttattcaacaatagattcaatctaggtttatactttcacgagtgagcgactccgcacacctcgttaacctccgcgaacggcggaagcgtttaatcttgccgtgtcacattctttgcagtgttgtctgaaacgatatgtaggcctagtagtataaaaaaaacacccctcaaatacaggggaatgaacttttacctgaccaatt
This window contains:
- the fam89b gene encoding leucine repeat adapter protein 25, with the protein product MNGFQSSPTECPAGSVCPIEGLPPLPKGLSGILNSSGGSWRDIEKVYSKRTRIQADISKSRVSEALGRSKPANLDAALAMLRKDMVGLRQLDMSLLCQLWSLYESIQEYKGGFQDISTENGYSEDEEEEEEDDHTGEVSGETPLGCPQPTKNSRDQWIKDSFHIPL
- the znrd2 gene encoding protein ZNRD2 isoform X2, with product MKVIQARRERQDKISKLMGDYLLKGYKMLGECCELCGTILLQDKQKKNYCVACQELDSDIDKDNPALNAQAALSQVRERQLATQPLPEVNGGTTSDAPLSITGLPRPEHCEGAASGLRGPLPSVQPPPLPVPSGSPCFLPPANSTLQSPQPASALAGTGSVHQHPALTQAEEAVLHKLRWATQELQHAASVEACVQLCSLIRGCADSLRSLKELRLS
- the znrd2 gene encoding protein ZNRD2 isoform X1, which gives rise to MALNAEEEDFEWEPPTEAEMKVIQARRERQDKISKLMGDYLLKGYKMLGECCELCGTILLQDKQKKNYCVACQELDSDIDKDNPALNAQAALSQVRERQLATQPLPEVNGGTTSDAPLSITGLPRPEHCEGAASGLRGPLPSVQPPPLPVPSGSPCFLPPANSTLQSPQPASALAGTGSVHQHPALTQAEEAVLHKLRWATQELQHAASVEACVQLCSLIRGCADSLRSLKELRLS